Proteins from one Bacteroides zhangwenhongii genomic window:
- a CDS encoding site-specific integrase: MARSTFKVLFYVNGSKEKDGIVPIMGRVTINGTVAQFSCKQTIPKTLWDAKGNRAKGKSAEARNINLALDNIKAQIIKHYQRISDREAYVTAEMVRNAYQGVGSEYETLIKAFDKDCANFLKRVGKDRSIGTYKVMVRARNYVAAFIKSFYKRTDMSMLELTPDFIKEFAAYLTAERGLKNATIWLNCMWLKGVVMRAHYNGLIPRNPFAQFHISPNVKEREYLTEDEIKRIMAHEFDNPTLALVRDLFIFACFTALSFVDMKELTTDEIVEVNGEKWILSKRHKTNVPFQVKLLDIPLQIIERYKYLSEDKLVFGKINYWTMCKQLKKVMAECGIEKQISYHCARHTFGTLALSKGMPIESVSRVLGHTNIVTTQIYAKITTQKLDNDLTMFGNKLNASFGSVTP, translated from the coding sequence ATGGCAAGAAGTACATTCAAAGTGCTGTTCTACGTGAACGGCAGCAAGGAGAAAGACGGTATTGTCCCCATCATGGGACGAGTGACAATCAACGGTACTGTGGCGCAGTTCAGTTGCAAGCAGACCATCCCGAAAACCCTTTGGGATGCGAAAGGCAACCGAGCCAAAGGCAAGAGTGCCGAAGCACGGAACATCAATCTTGCATTGGACAACATCAAGGCGCAAATCATCAAGCACTATCAGCGCATATCCGACCGAGAGGCATACGTAACGGCTGAAATGGTGCGCAATGCCTACCAAGGGGTAGGAAGCGAGTATGAGACACTGATAAAGGCTTTTGACAAGGATTGCGCCAACTTTCTGAAACGTGTCGGTAAAGACCGCAGCATCGGCACGTACAAGGTCATGGTAAGGGCAAGGAACTATGTCGCAGCCTTTATCAAGTCATTCTACAAACGGACAGACATGTCCATGCTGGAACTTACACCCGACTTCATCAAGGAGTTTGCGGCTTATCTTACGGCTGAACGGGGACTGAAAAACGCCACCATCTGGCTGAACTGCATGTGGCTGAAAGGCGTGGTCATGCGTGCGCACTATAACGGACTGATACCGAGAAATCCGTTTGCGCAGTTCCATATCAGCCCGAATGTTAAGGAACGGGAGTATCTGACAGAGGACGAAATCAAAAGAATCATGGCGCACGAGTTTGACAACCCCACCCTCGCATTGGTGCGAGACCTGTTCATTTTCGCCTGCTTCACCGCCTTGTCTTTCGTGGATATGAAAGAACTCACAACGGATGAAATAGTGGAGGTGAACGGTGAGAAATGGATATTGTCGAAACGGCACAAGACAAATGTCCCGTTCCAAGTGAAGTTGCTGGATATTCCCTTGCAGATAATCGAACGGTACAAGTATCTGTCGGAAGACAAGCTGGTTTTCGGGAAAATCAACTATTGGACGATGTGCAAACAGCTGAAAAAGGTAATGGCAGAATGCGGAATAGAGAAGCAAATCTCCTACCATTGCGCCCGCCATACGTTTGGAACACTGGCTCTTAGCAAGGGGATGCCCATTGAAAGCGTGAGCCGTGTTCTGGGACACACGAACATTGTCACGACTCAAATCTATGCGAAGATAACCACGCAGAAACTTGACAATGACCTGACGATGTTCGGCAACAAGCTGAACGCATCGTTCGGAAGTGTAACCCCATAA
- a CDS encoding primase-helicase family protein — MSAIEQQDSHRPPSDGGMAKEEFIRVGTTLYKIVEQPRLNGGYVKKRIAWNNETLRQDYGKDYIGSVPKYDGFCTVPEHIGYRSVVGKFLNLYEPIDHRPQEGDLSHIQSLVRHIFGEQYELGMDYLQLLYLQPIQKLPILLLVSEERNTGKSTFLNFLKLLFQNNVTFNTNEDFRSRFNSDWAGKLLIVVDEVLLNRREDSERLKNLSTTLSYKVEAKGKDRDEIAFFAKFVLCSNNEHLPVIIDAGETRYWVRKIDRLQSDDTDFLQKLKAEIPAFLHFLQHRKLSTEKESRMWFNPTLLHTEALQKIIRSNRNRLEIEMSELLLDIMVAMDVDSVSFCLNDLVVLLVHSQVKAEKHQVRKVVQECWKLTPAPNGLTYTTYQGNYNRSCHYEPIKRVGRFYTVTREQLESL; from the coding sequence ATGTCAGCTATCGAACAACAGGACAGCCACAGACCGCCATCGGATGGCGGCATGGCAAAGGAAGAATTTATCCGTGTCGGGACAACGCTCTACAAGATTGTGGAGCAACCGAGACTGAACGGAGGGTATGTGAAGAAACGCATCGCATGGAACAACGAGACCCTGCGACAGGATTACGGCAAGGATTACATCGGCAGTGTTCCCAAGTATGACGGCTTCTGCACCGTACCCGAACACATCGGCTACCGTTCCGTGGTCGGCAAGTTCCTTAACCTTTACGAACCGATAGACCACCGACCGCAGGAGGGCGATTTATCGCATATCCAATCTTTGGTACGGCACATCTTCGGGGAACAATACGAGTTGGGGATGGACTATCTGCAACTGCTCTACCTGCAACCGATTCAGAAGTTGCCTATCCTGCTGTTGGTATCGGAAGAACGCAACACAGGCAAAAGCACATTCCTGAACTTTCTGAAACTCCTCTTTCAGAACAATGTGACTTTCAACACCAACGAGGACTTCCGAAGCCGGTTCAATTCCGATTGGGCTGGCAAACTGCTCATCGTGGTGGATGAGGTGTTGCTCAACCGCAGGGAGGACAGCGAACGGTTGAAGAACCTCAGCACCACACTTTCCTATAAGGTGGAAGCCAAAGGCAAAGACCGTGACGAGATTGCGTTCTTCGCCAAATTCGTGCTGTGCTCCAACAACGAGCATCTGCCCGTAATCATAGACGCAGGGGAAACACGCTATTGGGTACGCAAGATAGACCGCTTGCAGTCCGATGATACCGACTTCCTGCAAAAGCTGAAAGCGGAGATACCCGCCTTTCTCCATTTCCTGCAACACAGAAAACTGTCCACCGAAAAGGAAAGCCGGATGTGGTTCAACCCCACATTGCTGCATACAGAAGCCTTGCAGAAGATTATCCGTAGCAACCGCAATCGGCTGGAGATAGAGATGTCGGAACTGCTGCTTGACATTATGGTTGCAATGGATGTGGATAGCGTTTCATTCTGCCTTAACGACCTTGTCGTACTGCTGGTGCACTCGCAGGTAAAGGCGGAAAAGCACCAAGTGCGTAAGGTGGTGCAGGAGTGCTGGAAACTGACACCTGCACCAAACGGGCTTACCTACACCACCTATCAGGGCAATTACAACAGAAGTTGTCACTATGAGCCGATAAAGAGGGTGGGACGCTTCTACACCGTCACAAGGGAGCAACTTGAATCCTTGTAA
- a CDS encoding toprim domain-containing protein: protein MTIQDVKQIKLADYLQSLGYTPVKQQGRNLWYKSPLREETDASFKVNTELEKWYDFGIGKGGNILALAAELYRSEDVAYLLKRIEERTAYIRPASFSFGRQHSDNQPYQGLKVGELSSPALIAYLQERGINIGLAKRECRELRFMNADKPYFAIGFPNMAGGYEVRNRYFKGCVAPKDITHIRQQDGQRCMCYLFEGFMDYLSFLTIRVRNNPQHPQLDTQDYVILNSVSNLAKAESLLETYTRIGCFLDNDTAGRNTCKKLKEKFGERLLDKSMYYREYKDLNDYLCGKPLSQSAEPIKEKKQVQSARRMMQPPKKKGGFHL, encoded by the coding sequence ATGACAATCCAAGATGTAAAGCAAATCAAACTGGCAGACTATCTGCAAAGTCTGGGCTATACGCCTGTAAAGCAACAAGGCAGGAACCTGTGGTACAAATCACCGTTACGGGAAGAAACGGACGCATCGTTCAAGGTAAACACCGAGCTTGAAAAATGGTACGACTTCGGCATCGGCAAAGGCGGAAACATCCTCGCATTGGCAGCGGAACTCTACCGTTCGGAAGATGTAGCCTATCTGCTGAAACGCATAGAGGAGCGGACAGCATACATCCGCCCTGCATCGTTCTCTTTTGGCAGACAGCATTCCGACAATCAGCCTTATCAGGGATTAAAGGTTGGAGAATTGTCCTCTCCTGCTCTTATAGCCTATCTGCAAGAAAGGGGAATAAACATCGGACTTGCCAAAAGAGAATGCAGGGAGCTTCGGTTTATGAATGCCGACAAACCCTATTTTGCCATCGGCTTTCCGAACATGGCAGGAGGATATGAAGTGCGCAACAGATACTTCAAGGGATGTGTCGCCCCGAAAGACATCACCCATATCCGACAGCAGGACGGACAACGATGTATGTGTTACCTGTTCGAGGGGTTCATGGATTACCTCTCATTCCTTACCATCCGAGTGAGAAACAATCCGCAACACCCGCAATTGGACACACAGGACTATGTCATACTGAACTCCGTTTCCAATCTTGCGAAAGCGGAAAGCTTATTGGAAACCTACACCAGAATCGGCTGTTTCCTTGACAACGACACGGCAGGACGGAACACTTGCAAGAAGCTGAAAGAGAAGTTTGGGGAACGGCTGCTTGACAAGTCAATGTACTATCGTGAGTATAAGGACTTGAACGACTACCTGTGCGGTAAGCCCTTGTCCCAATCGGCAGAGCCGATAAAGGAGAAGAAGCAAGTCCAATCCGCAAGGCGGATGATGCAGCCACCGAAAAAGAAAGGGGGATTTCATCTGTAA
- the mobV gene encoding MobV family relaxase has product MGYFSLDIKKAKGTSDTTQSDHIERKIIPKNADPTRTHLNRVLVEYPDGVHGRDEAIAHRLNTAGIRRKITHDQVRVVRVVLSGTHEDMMNIQEKGELDEWCNDSIQWLQATFGKDNVVAAHLHMDEKTPHIHAAVVPIVTGERRKAKKEQTDGKRKYRKKTNSVRLCADDLFNRQTLVAYHDNYARVMAKYGLQRGVRGSEARHTTTMQYYRNLKKKNEVLETETRLLQEKKAEAQEELKQVKAEIRTDKLKSAATDTATALASSVGSLFGSGKMKSLERRNEDLQDRILELEDEARQRERQQAKQIQEIRNAYEQQHRKLSEFADFVRRYFPYVEKLMPVISFLRERLGFNDGIIRRLCEFKEVGIKGELYSSEFNRSFDTRHSVCSIKQDENGKFDFKIDGVSHVSWFRKKMNEFREAIGIPKPRQNRGIKY; this is encoded by the coding sequence ATGGGATATTTTTCATTGGACATTAAGAAAGCAAAGGGTACATCGGACACCACGCAGTCCGACCATATAGAGAGAAAGATAATACCTAAAAATGCAGACCCGACAAGGACACATCTGAACAGGGTGCTTGTCGAATACCCCGATGGCGTTCACGGCAGGGATGAAGCGATTGCGCACAGACTGAACACAGCAGGCATCAGACGGAAAATCACACACGACCAAGTCCGTGTCGTTCGGGTGGTCTTGTCGGGTACGCACGAGGACATGATGAACATACAGGAAAAAGGAGAACTCGATGAATGGTGCAACGACAGCATCCAATGGCTGCAAGCCACATTCGGCAAAGACAATGTGGTTGCCGCACATCTGCACATGGACGAGAAGACTCCGCACATCCACGCAGCCGTTGTTCCCATCGTGACGGGTGAAAGGCGCAAAGCCAAGAAAGAGCAGACGGACGGTAAGCGCAAGTACCGCAAGAAAACAAATTCCGTCCGTTTGTGTGCCGATGACCTGTTCAACCGCCAGACCCTGGTCGCCTACCACGACAATTACGCAAGGGTGATGGCGAAATACGGATTGCAGCGTGGGGTACGGGGTTCGGAAGCACGGCACACCACCACCATGCAGTATTATAGGAACTTGAAAAAGAAGAATGAAGTCCTCGAAACTGAAACCAGACTGTTGCAGGAGAAGAAAGCCGAGGCGCAGGAGGAACTGAAGCAGGTGAAAGCGGAAATCCGTACCGACAAGCTCAAAAGCGCAGCCACCGATACGGCAACCGCCCTTGCAAGCAGTGTGGGCTCTCTTTTCGGAAGTGGAAAGATGAAATCGTTGGAACGCAGGAACGAGGACTTGCAAGACCGCATCCTTGAACTTGAAGACGAAGCCCGACAACGGGAACGGCAACAAGCCAAGCAGATACAGGAGATAAGAAACGCTTACGAGCAACAGCACCGCAAGCTGTCGGAGTTTGCGGATTTTGTCAGACGCTACTTTCCGTATGTGGAGAAGCTGATGCCCGTGATAAGTTTCCTGCGTGAACGTTTGGGCTTTAATGACGGGATAATCAGAAGACTGTGCGAGTTCAAGGAGGTCGGGATAAAAGGCGAACTCTATTCTTCCGAATTTAACCGAAGTTTTGATACCCGACATTCCGTCTGCTCCATCAAACAGGATGAAAACGGTAAATTCGATTTCAAGATAGACGGGGTTTCACACGTGAGCTGGTTCAGAAAGAAAATGAATGAGTTCAGAGAAGCTATCGGAATACCGAAGCCGAGGCAAAATCGTGGTATAAAATACTAA
- the vsr gene encoding DNA mismatch endonuclease Vsr yields the protein MDHLTKEQRHKNMAANKSKGTKLEIMFGKFLWNAGIRYRKNDKSVFGKPDFVLRGSKIAIFCDGEFWHGRNWNIRKNDHKSNCKFWHSKIERNIERDKEVNEELRKQGWKVFRFWETEITVNPDVCLNEVLNYMNRKSTTDEKIAITKMCGGGKISMQMYGPHSLNEDGSIISFEEQMAIVSHYLHNQGNKYAKPYEIKAEGLIEDIYNIHQKKSDIQCVSDVCVQYSLFSDLFAVPFLPIEKPEFTFIDLFAGIGGFRMAMQNLGGKCVFSSEWDVQAQKTYLLNYGEVPFGDITKESTKSFIPDDFDILCAGFPCQAFSLAGKRLGFEETRGTLFFDVAEIIRRKRPKAFFLENVKGLLIHDKGKTIQTILKVLREDLDYYVPEPQIVNAMNFGVPQHRERVYIVGFRKDQNVNEFTYPTPTDTTKTFADIKEKNTVSAKYYLSTQYVKTLVAHKERHAAKGNGFGYEIIPDNGVANAIVVGGMGRERNLVIDNRLEDFTPVTNIKGEINRDGLRRMTPREWARLQGFPDNFIIGVADASAYKQFGNSVAVPAIQATAQEIIKRINLSKSKKYGTDRK from the coding sequence ATGGACCATTTGACAAAGGAACAACGCCATAAAAATATGGCTGCAAACAAAAGCAAAGGAACCAAACTTGAAATAATGTTTGGAAAATTCCTGTGGAACGCTGGAATAAGGTATCGCAAAAATGATAAGTCGGTATTTGGCAAACCCGATTTTGTCCTTAGAGGGTCTAAAATTGCGATATTTTGTGATGGTGAGTTTTGGCATGGTAGAAATTGGAATATTAGAAAGAATGACCATAAAAGCAATTGTAAGTTTTGGCACTCTAAAATCGAGCGAAATATAGAACGCGACAAGGAGGTCAATGAAGAATTGCGCAAACAAGGTTGGAAAGTCTTTCGATTTTGGGAGACAGAAATAACAGTGAATCCTGATGTATGTTTAAATGAGGTTTTAAATTATATGAATAGAAAATCAACAACTGACGAAAAAATAGCCATCACAAAAATGTGTGGCGGAGGAAAAATATCGATGCAAATGTACGGACCTCATTCGCTAAATGAGGATGGAAGTATAATTTCATTTGAAGAACAAATGGCGATTGTGTCTCACTACCTGCACAATCAAGGCAACAAATACGCCAAACCATATGAGATAAAAGCAGAAGGTCTGATAGAGGATATATACAACATCCATCAAAAGAAATCTGATATACAATGTGTATCAGATGTTTGTGTTCAGTATTCTTTGTTCTCCGATTTGTTTGCCGTTCCGTTCTTACCGATAGAAAAGCCCGAATTTACATTCATTGATTTATTTGCTGGTATCGGTGGGTTTAGAATGGCAATGCAAAATCTTGGTGGCAAGTGTGTGTTTTCTTCCGAATGGGATGTACAGGCACAAAAAACTTACCTGTTGAATTACGGTGAAGTTCCCTTTGGAGATATTACCAAAGAATCCACGAAGTCATTTATACCCGATGATTTTGATATTCTGTGTGCTGGATTCCCTTGTCAGGCATTTTCATTAGCCGGGAAACGTCTTGGATTTGAAGAAACCAGAGGTACATTGTTTTTTGATGTAGCAGAAATCATACGTCGTAAGCGTCCAAAGGCATTTTTTTTGGAAAATGTCAAAGGATTGCTTATTCATGACAAAGGGAAAACAATCCAAACGATATTAAAAGTTTTAAGAGAAGATTTGGATTATTACGTTCCAGAGCCTCAAATAGTAAACGCAATGAATTTCGGAGTTCCGCAGCATAGAGAAAGAGTGTATATTGTTGGCTTTAGAAAAGACCAAAATGTCAATGAATTTACATATCCAACCCCAACTGATACAACTAAAACTTTTGCTGATATAAAAGAAAAAAATACAGTTTCTGCAAAATATTATTTATCAACTCAATATGTGAAGACACTTGTAGCACATAAAGAAAGACACGCAGCAAAAGGTAACGGTTTCGGATATGAAATAATACCGGATAATGGTGTCGCAAATGCTATTGTTGTAGGCGGAATGGGGAGAGAACGCAATCTTGTAATTGATAATCGTCTTGAAGATTTTACACCTGTTACCAACATCAAAGGAGAAATAAACCGTGATGGATTGCGCAGGATGACCCCACGAGAATGGGCTCGTTTACAAGGTTTTCCAGATAATTTCATAATCGGAGTGGCAGATGCATCTGCTTACAAGCAATTTGGAAATTCTGTTGCAGTACCTGCAATTCAAGCAACTGCACAGGAAATAATTAAACGAATCAACCTTTCAAAATCCAAAAAATATGGCACTGACAGGAAATAA
- a CDS encoding HpaII family restriction endonuclease: MALTGNKGEWSEIYTLLKLLGEGKVYAGDQHMNKIHDLFYPIIMILRQEKEGNFNYKLQDRDVVIQTPEGEELLRIPASVFLVEAENLLKAINENDGAFTVPKIEAFMNRIYCHALKAKSSDKTDIRIILHDRRTKINSEMGFSIKSQLGGDSTLLNASKATNFNFKIEGTSLSDEDIAKINSLNPTRNKVIERYKAITKKGCKLIFDKVDNSTFRNNLIMLDGDLPSIIANLLLEQLNSGVSTLKELVEQITETNPLGYDTEQVNPEKPDVPLNKNDAFQKVQKRHVQEKR; the protein is encoded by the coding sequence ATGGCACTGACAGGAAATAAAGGAGAATGGAGTGAAATCTACACTTTGCTCAAATTATTAGGAGAAGGAAAAGTTTATGCCGGAGACCAACACATGAACAAAATTCACGATTTGTTCTATCCCATAATAATGATTCTTCGCCAAGAAAAAGAGGGTAATTTCAACTACAAACTACAAGATAGAGATGTAGTGATTCAAACCCCAGAAGGAGAAGAGTTATTGAGAATCCCTGCATCAGTGTTTTTAGTAGAAGCAGAGAATTTATTGAAAGCTATCAATGAAAATGATGGAGCATTTACCGTTCCGAAAATTGAAGCCTTCATGAATCGAATTTATTGCCATGCTTTGAAGGCGAAATCATCTGATAAAACAGATATACGAATCATTTTGCATGACCGAAGAACTAAGATAAATTCTGAAATGGGATTCAGTATAAAATCTCAACTCGGAGGGGATTCAACACTATTAAATGCAAGTAAAGCCACGAACTTTAATTTTAAGATAGAGGGAACTTCTCTTTCTGATGAAGATATTGCAAAAATCAATTCTTTGAATCCAACAAGAAATAAGGTTATAGAGAGATATAAAGCAATAACAAAGAAAGGTTGCAAATTGATATTTGACAAAGTGGATAATTCTACATTTCGTAATAACCTCATTATGCTTGATGGAGACCTGCCGTCCATAATTGCCAATTTGCTTTTAGAACAGTTGAATAGTGGTGTATCCACATTGAAAGAATTGGTAGAACAGATTACAGAAACCAACCCTTTGGGGTACGATACAGAACAAGTAAATCCGGAAAAACCAGACGTGCCGCTTAACAAAAACGATGCGTTTCAAAAAGTACAAAAACGACACGTACAAGAAAAAAGGTGA
- a CDS encoding DNA adenine methylase: MKKMYLSAPLPFVGQKRMFAREFIKVLGQFPDSTVFVDLFGGSGLLSHITKCVRSDATVVYNDFDNYRCRLVNIPATNVLLSDLRRIAEGEPRNKRITGEIRDKMFARIEREEKEHGYVDYITVSASLLFAMKYVTSLEGMKKEAIYNRIRQTDYPEAKDYLEGLTITSEDYKEVFKRYKDVPGVVFLVDPPYLSTEVGTYKMFWRLADYLDVLTVLKGHSFVYFTSNKSSILELCDWMDRNPFVGSPFKECRKVEFSASVNYQAKYTDMMLYTKPDEVSGIAA; the protein is encoded by the coding sequence ATGAAAAAGATGTATTTGTCCGCCCCGCTTCCTTTCGTGGGGCAGAAACGCATGTTTGCGAGGGAATTTATCAAGGTGCTGGGACAGTTCCCGGACAGCACCGTGTTTGTGGACCTGTTTGGTGGCTCGGGCCTGCTGTCACATATTACCAAATGTGTCAGGTCTGATGCCACCGTTGTGTATAATGACTTCGACAACTACCGCTGCCGACTTGTAAATATCCCGGCCACTAATGTGCTGTTATCCGATTTGCGTCGGATAGCTGAAGGGGAACCCAGAAACAAACGTATAACCGGGGAGATTCGCGATAAAATGTTTGCCCGTATTGAGAGGGAAGAAAAAGAGCACGGCTACGTGGATTATATCACGGTTTCCGCATCCTTGTTGTTCGCCATGAAATATGTGACCAGTTTGGAAGGAATGAAGAAAGAAGCCATTTACAATAGGATTCGGCAGACAGACTATCCCGAAGCAAAGGATTATCTGGAAGGACTGACTATAACCAGCGAAGACTACAAGGAAGTATTCAAACGTTACAAAGATGTTCCGGGTGTGGTGTTCCTGGTTGATCCGCCGTACCTCTCCACCGAGGTGGGTACTTACAAGATGTTCTGGCGTCTGGCTGACTATCTGGATGTACTAACCGTTCTGAAAGGGCATTCGTTCGTGTATTTCACTTCGAACAAGTCTTCCATTTTAGAACTGTGCGACTGGATGGACCGAAACCCATTTGTCGGCAGCCCATTCAAGGAATGCAGGAAAGTGGAGTTTAGTGCAAGCGTAAACTATCAAGCTAAATATACAGACATGATGCTGTACACGAAGCCGGATGAGGTGTCAGGTATAGCAGCCTAA